From Lolium perenne isolate Kyuss_39 chromosome 5, Kyuss_2.0, whole genome shotgun sequence, a single genomic window includes:
- the LOC127304666 gene encoding BTB/POZ and MATH domain-containing protein 1-like, whose product MQRLLGQLLSGMLALFTVIIWCQSQSAKPPSSILTQTTPTHAIAMENSCAASLTDAARLVRLLKIGGYCATKSTRENSCKISSRWRVDGYEWEIRICPDYFHTSGITPWLALELSLLSGSSSRTHVRTILGCRMVDPTGIQKPSEEKRKFGLFSISNPESSMSTLKLIKREDLESSGYLQDDAFTLQCTITVLKELPLQTFPAPKEIAVQAPPPSNLHQQLGELLHSEAGADVTFVVSGESFAAHKLILAARSPVFMAQFYGQMMEKSSQQVDIKDMEAAVFKALLSFVYTDTVPEFEEQHQDKEAVSTTVMAQHLLAAADRYGIGRLKLICEGKLSGGIHVDTVAATLALAELHRCELLKAKCIDFIVRSPTVLDAVLATEGYKNLEASCPSVLTDLLTCATKKSVV is encoded by the coding sequence ATGCAGCGACTGCTAGGACAATTGTTGTCTGGCATGTTAGCCCTGTTTACTGTAATAATCTGGTGCCAGTCGCAGTCCGCAAAACCTCCGTCCTCCATTCTCACCCAAACAACACCTACTCACGCCATCGCCATGGAGAACTCCTGCGCTGCAAGCCTGACCGACGCGGCGCGCTTGGTGCGGCTTCTGAAGATCGGCGGCTACTGCGCGACCAAATCCACGCGCGAGAATAGCTGCAAGATCAGCTCCAGATGGCGCGTCGACGGGTACGAGTGGGAGATCCGGATCTGCCCGGATTACTTTCACACCTCAGGTATTACTCCGTGGTTAGCGCTCGAGCTTAGCTTGCTCAGCGGATCCAGCTCCCGCACGCACGTAAGGACGATTCTTGGCTGCCGGATGGTGGATCCGACAGGAATCCAGAAACCTTCCGAAGAAAAGAGGAAGTTCGGGCTATTCTCCATCTCCAACCCAGAAAGTTCAATGTCTACGCTGAAGCTCATCAAGAGAGAAGATCTGGAGTCATCAGGTTATCTCCAGGACGATGCCTTCACTCTGCAGTGCACCATCACCGTCCTCAAGGAACTGCCGCTACAGACGTTCCCGGCTCCGAAGGAAATCGCCGTGCAAGCCCCACCACCTTCGAACCTGCACCAGCAGCTCGGGGAGCTGCTGCATAGCGAGGCCGGAGCGGACGTCACGTTCGTCGTGTCCGGCGAGTCATTTGCCGCGCACAAGCTCATACTCGCCGCCAGGTCCCCCGTGTTCATGGCCCAGTTCTATGGGCAAATGATGGAGAAGAGCTCCCAGCAAGTCGACATCAAGGACATGGAGGCCGCGGTGTTCAAGGCGCTGCTCAGTTTCGTCTACACCGACACGGTGCCGGAGTTCGAAGAGCAGCACCAGGACAAGGAGGCGGTATCGACAACGGTGATGGCGCAGCATTTGCTGGCTGCGGCAGACAGGTACGGCATAGGAAGGCTCAAGCTGATCTGTGAGGGCAAGCTCTCAGGTGGCATCCACGTCGACACCGTGGCAGCGACTCTTGCCCTGGCCGAGCTACACCGCTGTGAGCTGCTCAAGGCCAAGTGCATCGACTTCATCGTCAGGAGTCCTACGGTTCTCGACGCTGTCTTGGCCACGGAGGGGTATAAGAACTTGGAGGCAAGCTGCCCTTCGGTGCTCACTGACCTGCTTACGTGCGCGACCAAGAAAAGCGTTGTTTAA